The Streptococcus sp. 29896 genome includes a region encoding these proteins:
- a CDS encoding RNA-binding S4 domain-containing protein, which translates to MRLDKYLKVSRIIKRRTVAKEVADKGRIKINGILAKSSTDVKLEDQIEIRFGNKLLTVKVLEMKDSTKKEDALKMYEIISETRIETDEEVENRSNQ; encoded by the coding sequence ATGAGATTAGACAAATATTTGAAAGTTTCCCGTATCATTAAACGGAGAACAGTTGCAAAGGAAGTTGCAGATAAGGGCCGGATCAAAATTAATGGCATATTGGCTAAATCTTCAACAGATGTCAAGCTAGAGGACCAGATCGAAATCCGATTTGGGAACAAATTATTGACTGTAAAGGTTCTTGAAATGAAGGACAGTACCAAGAAAGAAGATGCACTGAAAATGTATGAAATAATCAGTGAGACAAGGATAGAAACTGATGAAGAAGTCGAAAATCGTTCAAATCAATAA
- a CDS encoding sigma-70 family RNA polymerase sigma factor: MFSSEYRKVKGIVDKTRREYYLKGWEHSDWHQEGMLVFYQLIQEYPGLKDSQNLYGFFKVRFRNYIKDKLRQQASQKRTFDRMQHEEIGDLSHCLRSPGLLQDDLLTLRDGLRSYYDQLSPTQQDNYMKLIRGERFKGRQEMVRELREVLKDFR, translated from the coding sequence ATGTTTTCATCAGAGTACAGAAAAGTTAAGGGAATAGTTGATAAAACCCGCAGAGAGTATTATTTAAAAGGGTGGGAACACAGCGATTGGCACCAAGAGGGGATGCTGGTCTTCTATCAACTCATACAGGAGTACCCAGGGCTTAAGGATAGTCAGAACCTATACGGCTTCTTCAAAGTCCGGTTTCGGAACTACATTAAGGATAAACTTCGCCAACAAGCCAGCCAAAAACGGACCTTTGATCGCATGCAACATGAAGAGATAGGAGATCTGAGCCATTGCTTACGCAGTCCAGGGCTCTTACAAGATGACTTATTGACACTACGAGATGGATTACGGAGCTATTATGACCAGCTATCCCCAACCCAACAAGATAACTATATGAAACTAATCCGAGGCGAACGGTTCAAAGGCCGACAAGAGATGGTGAGAGAACTCAGAGAAGTCTTGAAAGATTTTAGGTGA
- a CDS encoding serine hydrolase: MQFVLLLLLLPVLWNATKVDSTELPFQLSNQARYQLNYKSYNTDFQTVPTNPNVFATISTFSDQALTEKVGTIEPNQVFRIVGISVNDQQVLVFQLEDQTYIAADQTMIYDDSILSNQDVDQTYWTKADAVFYTSPIANQAQVSQKQKKAYQAVQVDQLSETHWGLFAHVEGLGWIAMEDLSATDNRMEAVQQLLKEKYNKDTLSIYVQQLETGQAAGVNEDKLMYAASTSKLTTLYYAQEVINAGEFQLNQPLTYTKETLEFYGAFDAFGSGSLPKTANNKVYSVEDLINRTAKESDNVASNILAYYTSHQFDATFTATIEGIVGQKWDMEERLASAKMAGKMMEKLYEQNGYVLESLKETKFDNQRISKDIPVPVAHKIGDAYDFRHDVAVVYTDSPFILSIFTERSTYDTISQIAKDVYEILK, encoded by the coding sequence ATGCAGTTCGTTCTATTGCTATTGCTATTGCCAGTGCTATGGAATGCTACCAAGGTAGATAGCACAGAACTTCCATTTCAACTAAGCAACCAAGCCCGCTATCAGTTGAATTATAAGTCGTATAATACGGATTTTCAAACTGTCCCAACCAATCCAAATGTCTTTGCTACAATCTCGACATTTTCCGACCAGGCCTTGACTGAAAAAGTTGGAACGATTGAACCCAATCAAGTCTTTAGAATTGTCGGAATCAGTGTCAATGACCAGCAAGTCTTGGTTTTTCAATTAGAAGACCAGACCTACATTGCAGCAGATCAGACGATGATTTATGATGATAGCATACTTTCGAACCAAGATGTGGATCAAACTTATTGGACAAAGGCAGATGCGGTTTTCTATACCAGCCCGATTGCCAATCAAGCCCAAGTGAGTCAAAAGCAGAAAAAGGCCTATCAAGCTGTTCAAGTGGATCAATTATCAGAAACACATTGGGGACTTTTTGCTCACGTAGAAGGACTAGGCTGGATTGCTATGGAAGATTTGTCTGCAACAGACAACCGCATGGAAGCTGTTCAGCAGTTATTAAAAGAAAAGTATAACAAAGATACTCTTTCAATCTATGTTCAGCAGCTTGAGACAGGTCAAGCAGCTGGAGTGAATGAAGATAAACTCATGTATGCTGCATCCACTAGTAAATTAACGACCCTTTATTATGCTCAAGAAGTCATTAATGCTGGAGAATTTCAACTAAATCAACCTTTAACCTACACCAAGGAAACATTGGAATTCTATGGAGCATTTGATGCTTTTGGAAGTGGATCTCTTCCAAAAACAGCTAATAATAAAGTGTATAGTGTCGAGGATTTGATTAATCGGACAGCCAAAGAATCCGATAATGTAGCTAGCAATATTCTTGCATATTACACAAGCCATCAGTTTGATGCAACGTTTACCGCTACCATTGAAGGTATTGTGGGCCAAAAATGGGACATGGAAGAACGACTTGCTTCTGCAAAAATGGCTGGAAAAATGATGGAAAAACTCTATGAACAAAATGGCTATGTTTTGGAAAGTCTGAAAGAAACCAAGTTCGATAACCAACGGATTTCTAAAGATATTCCCGTTCCAGTTGCCCATAAGATTGGAGATGCCTATGATTTTAGACATGATGTGGCAGTCGTTTATACAGACAGTCCTTTCATTCTTTCTATCTTTACAGAAAGATCTACCTATGACACGATTTCACAAATCGCAAAAGATGTGTATGAGATTCTAAAATGA
- the hpt gene encoding hypoxanthine phosphoribosyltransferase, whose protein sequence is MLEKDIKKVLITEEEIAAKCKELGKVLTEDYAGKNPILVGILKGSIPFMAELIKHIDTHIETDYMVVSSYHGGTESSGTVKIIKDLDNSVAGRDILFIEDIIDTGRTLKELKELFALRQANSIKIATLIDKPEGRVVEIEADYSGFTVPKEFLVGFGLDYNENYRNLPYVGVLKEEVYSN, encoded by the coding sequence ATGCTGGAAAAAGACATTAAAAAAGTTCTGATTACGGAAGAAGAGATTGCTGCCAAGTGTAAAGAATTAGGAAAAGTTCTGACAGAAGACTATGCAGGAAAAAATCCAATTCTTGTTGGTATCTTGAAGGGCTCTATTCCTTTCATGGCAGAATTGATCAAACATATCGATACACATATCGAGACGGACTACATGGTAGTGTCTAGCTACCACGGTGGTACAGAAAGTAGCGGAACTGTAAAAATCATCAAAGATTTGGATAACAGTGTTGCTGGTCGCGATATTCTCTTTATTGAAGATATCATTGACACTGGCCGTACACTCAAAGAATTGAAAGAGTTATTTGCGCTACGTCAAGCAAATTCAATTAAAATTGCGACTTTGATTGACAAACCTGAAGGCCGTGTAGTGGAAATTGAAGCGGACTATTCAGGCTTTACAGTTCCAAAAGAGTTTTTAGTTGGATTTGGATTGGATTACAATGAAAACTATCGTAACCTTCCTTATGTCGGAGTATTGAAAGAGGAAGTCTATTCAAATTAA
- the mfd gene encoding transcription-repair coupling factor, whose translation MNLLDLLGQNKTIQTWQANLNKSTRQLVMGLSGSSKAITIASAYDSISEKILLVTASQNEAEKLAGDLAAILGNEVVYNFFTDDSPLAEFVFASKDRTQARIDSLNFLLDPTASGILVASMAACRILLPSPSAFHQAKLDLSIGQEIEVDSIVKQLTAIGYKKVSRVLSAGEFSQRGDILDIFDINADFPYRLEFFGDEIDGIRTFDVDSQKSLESCDQVRISPASEMIFSAEDFLRAGEKLENAIENSQSEEQISYLKEVLADVKTSYRHPDLARFLSFIYEQEWTLLDYLPAGSPVFLDDFHKIADRHAQFDKEVAGILTDDLQKGKAVSSLNYFASSYQPLRKYKPATFFSTFQKGLGNLRFDAIHSFNQHPMQEFFNQIPLLKDELARYAKSNYTVIIQAESQTSLQALQKTLQEYAIQLPVYAPHELVAGQQQVTIGSLASGFHFLDEKLVLITEREIFHRKIKRKVRRKNISNAERLKDYTELAVGDYVVHHVHGIGQYLGIETIVVSGIHRDYLTIQYQNSDRISLPVDQIDLLSKYLASDGKIPKVNKLNDGRFQKTKQKVQKQVEDIADDLIKLYAERSQLKGFAYSPDDANQAEFDDAFAYVETDDQIRSIQEIKKDMEKDSPMDRLLVGDVGFGKTEVAMRAAFKAVNDGKQVAILVPTTVLAQQHFANFQERFADFPVNIEVMSRFKTKAEQAAILERLKKGQVDILIGTHRLLSQDVVFADLGLLVIDEEQRFGVKHKERLKELKKKIDVLTLTATPIPRTLQMSMLGIRDLSVIETPPTNRYPVQTYVMETNTGVIRDAVLRELDRGGQVYYLYNKVDTIEQKVSELKELVPEASIGYVHGQMSEIQLENTLFAFIEGEYDVLVTTTIIETGVDIPNANTLFIENADHMGLSTLYQLRGRVGRSNRIAYAYLMYRPDKSLTEVAEKRLEAIKGFTELGSGFKIAMQDLSIRGAGNILGAAQSGFIDSVGYELYSQLLEQAILDKQGKSQKRQKSNTEINLAIDAYLPSDYITDQRQKIEIYKRIKQIDTRVNYQELQDELMDRFGEYPDVVAYLLEIGLLKTFLDQTFTQLVERKDQQVTVRFEAMAGQHFLTQDYFEALSATQLKARIAENKGQLEVIFTVRGKKDFEILEELMLFAEKLVEIKQRKAG comes from the coding sequence ATGAACCTATTAGATTTACTAGGTCAAAATAAGACCATTCAAACCTGGCAGGCAAACCTTAATAAATCCACCAGGCAGCTCGTTATGGGCTTGTCAGGCAGCAGCAAGGCCATAACGATTGCTTCTGCTTATGACTCCATTTCAGAAAAAATCTTACTGGTAACAGCCAGTCAGAATGAAGCTGAAAAACTGGCAGGAGATTTGGCAGCTATTTTAGGTAATGAGGTGGTTTACAACTTCTTTACAGATGATAGTCCCCTTGCTGAATTTGTTTTTGCTTCAAAGGACAGAACACAAGCCCGAATTGATAGTCTAAACTTTCTACTAGATCCAACAGCAAGTGGGATTCTAGTTGCTAGCATGGCAGCCTGTCGGATTTTACTTCCAAGTCCAAGTGCTTTTCATCAAGCCAAACTTGATTTGTCTATTGGACAAGAGATAGAAGTTGACAGTATTGTCAAGCAGTTGACAGCCATTGGCTATAAAAAGGTGTCACGTGTACTGAGTGCAGGAGAATTCAGCCAACGTGGTGATATTTTAGATATTTTTGATATCAATGCAGATTTTCCCTATCGATTGGAATTCTTCGGAGATGAAATTGACGGCATTCGAACCTTTGATGTCGACAGTCAAAAATCCTTAGAGAGCTGTGATCAGGTGAGGATTTCCCCCGCTTCTGAGATGATTTTCTCAGCAGAAGACTTTTTGCGTGCAGGTGAGAAGCTAGAAAATGCAATCGAAAATTCTCAGTCAGAAGAACAAATTTCCTACTTAAAAGAAGTCTTAGCAGATGTAAAAACATCCTACCGTCATCCAGACTTAGCACGATTTTTATCCTTCATTTACGAGCAAGAATGGACCTTATTGGACTATTTACCAGCAGGCTCTCCTGTCTTTTTAGATGATTTTCATAAGATTGCGGATCGCCACGCTCAGTTTGATAAGGAAGTTGCTGGTATCTTGACAGATGATTTACAAAAGGGTAAAGCAGTGTCAAGTCTTAATTACTTCGCCTCCTCTTATCAACCGCTGCGAAAATACAAACCAGCGACTTTCTTTTCTACCTTTCAAAAAGGCTTAGGAAACCTGCGTTTCGATGCTATTCATTCCTTTAACCAGCATCCTATGCAGGAATTTTTCAATCAAATTCCTCTTTTGAAAGATGAATTAGCTCGCTATGCCAAGTCAAATTATACAGTCATTATCCAGGCAGAATCGCAGACATCTTTACAGGCTTTACAGAAAACGTTACAGGAATATGCCATTCAGTTGCCTGTCTATGCACCGCATGAATTGGTAGCAGGTCAGCAACAAGTAACCATTGGCTCCTTGGCTAGCGGCTTTCATTTCCTAGATGAAAAACTGGTCCTTATCACAGAACGCGAAATTTTCCATAGGAAAATCAAGCGGAAGGTCAGAAGGAAAAATATTTCCAATGCCGAGCGATTAAAGGACTACACAGAGCTTGCTGTGGGGGATTACGTTGTCCACCATGTACACGGAATTGGTCAGTATCTGGGGATTGAAACCATTGTCGTATCCGGCATTCACAGGGATTATCTGACCATTCAGTACCAAAATTCTGATAGGATTTCCCTCCCTGTTGACCAGATTGACCTACTGTCCAAGTATTTGGCATCAGACGGAAAAATTCCTAAAGTCAACAAGCTTAATGATGGCCGTTTCCAAAAGACCAAGCAGAAGGTGCAGAAGCAGGTGGAGGACATTGCCGATGACCTGATAAAACTCTATGCTGAACGCAGTCAGCTCAAGGGCTTTGCCTATTCTCCAGATGATGCCAATCAGGCAGAGTTTGACGATGCCTTCGCCTATGTGGAAACCGATGATCAGATCCGCTCCATTCAGGAAATCAAGAAAGATATGGAGAAGGATTCTCCTATGGATCGTCTCTTGGTCGGAGATGTCGGATTCGGTAAGACTGAGGTAGCCATGCGGGCAGCTTTCAAGGCAGTCAATGACGGCAAGCAGGTAGCCATTTTGGTACCTACCACCGTCTTGGCCCAGCAGCACTTTGCCAATTTTCAAGAACGCTTTGCCGATTTTCCTGTCAACATCGAGGTCATGAGTCGTTTTAAGACAAAGGCAGAGCAGGCTGCGATCTTAGAAAGACTGAAAAAGGGTCAGGTGGATATCCTGATCGGGACCCACAGACTCCTGTCACAAGATGTCGTCTTCGCAGACCTAGGTTTACTGGTCATTGACGAAGAGCAACGCTTTGGGGTCAAACATAAGGAACGATTGAAGGAACTCAAGAAGAAAATCGATGTCTTAACCTTGACAGCGACACCCATTCCACGCACCCTTCAAATGTCCATGCTTGGTATCCGCGACTTGTCTGTTATTGAAACTCCGCCAACCAATCGCTATCCCGTTCAAACCTATGTTATGGAAACCAATACAGGTGTCATTCGTGATGCAGTTTTGAGAGAATTGGACCGAGGTGGACAGGTTTACTACCTTTACAACAAAGTTGACACCATTGAACAGAAGGTTTCTGAGTTGAAGGAGTTAGTCCCAGAAGCCTCTATTGGTTATGTTCACGGACAAATGTCAGAAATCCAGTTGGAAAATACCCTCTTTGCCTTTATTGAAGGGGAATACGATGTCTTAGTGACCACTACCATTATCGAAACAGGTGTCGATATTCCAAATGCCAACACCCTCTTTATCGAAAATGCTGACCACATGGGTCTGTCAACTCTCTATCAACTTCGAGGTCGTGTCGGTCGTTCCAATCGGATTGCCTATGCTTATCTCATGTACCGCCCAGATAAGTCCTTGACAGAAGTGGCTGAAAAACGCTTGGAAGCCATTAAAGGTTTTACAGAACTAGGTTCAGGTTTCAAGATTGCCATGCAAGATTTGTCCATTCGCGGTGCGGGAAATATCCTAGGAGCTGCCCAGTCTGGTTTTATTGATTCGGTTGGATATGAACTCTACTCTCAGTTGTTAGAACAAGCTATTCTTGATAAACAGGGCAAGAGTCAGAAACGGCAGAAGAGCAATACAGAGATCAATTTGGCAATCGATGCCTACTTACCGAGTGATTATATTACAGACCAGCGTCAGAAGATTGAAATTTACAAACGAATCAAGCAAATTGACACTCGTGTAAACTATCAAGAATTGCAAGATGAATTGATGGACCGCTTCGGAGAATACCCAGATGTGGTGGCCTATTTACTTGAAATCGGCTTACTAAAAACCTTTCTTGATCAAACCTTTACCCAGTTGGTTGAACGAAAAGACCAGCAGGTTACAGTGCGATTTGAAGCAATGGCTGGTCAACATTTCTTGACACAAGACTATTTTGAAGCTCTTTCTGCGACTCAATTGAAAGCCCGCATTGCTGAAAATAAGGGGCAATTAGAAGTCATTTTTACTGTAAGAGGGAAAAAGGATTTTGAGATTCTGGAAGAATTGATGCTATTTGCCGAAAAACTAGTTGAAATCAAGCAGAGAAAAGCGGGATAA
- a CDS encoding SP_0009 family protein: protein MMSSIFETVEKFLQYSDDKLEELSEKNKELKLAQEEPDEN from the coding sequence ATGATGTCATCTATCTTTGAAACAGTTGAAAAGTTCTTGCAATATTCTGATGATAAACTAGAAGAGTTATCTGAAAAAAATAAGGAATTAAAACTGGCACAAGAAGAGCCAGACGAAAACTAA
- a CDS encoding septum formation initiator family protein, with the protein MKKSKIVQINNSYIQNQREKSKLTLAEKRQKNRFMASILILVVFLFILPTYNLVQSYQTLKDRESQLVELENQYQNLVAEQEERAALVKQLENEDFAAKYVRAKYQWSKEGEFIYNIPGILPQ; encoded by the coding sequence ATGAAGAAGTCGAAAATCGTTCAAATCAATAATTCTTATATCCAGAACCAACGTGAGAAAAGCAAGCTGACCTTGGCAGAAAAGCGTCAGAAAAATCGCTTTATGGCCTCCATTTTGATTTTAGTGGTCTTTTTGTTCATTTTGCCAACCTATAACCTAGTTCAAAGCTACCAAACTTTGAAAGACAGGGAGAGCCAGTTGGTAGAATTGGAAAACCAGTATCAAAATCTTGTGGCTGAGCAAGAAGAACGCGCAGCTTTGGTCAAACAATTAGAAAATGAAGACTTTGCAGCCAAATATGTCCGCGCGAAATACCAATGGTCTAAGGAAGGGGAATTTATCTATAATATTCCAGGGATACTACCGCAATGA
- the tilS gene encoding tRNA lysidine(34) synthetase TilS, with amino-acid sequence MIKKQFLKVTQDGHFFDKHKRVLLAISGGKDSMNLLQLLYHYRKDLGIELGLAHVNYKLRPSSDQEEAYLQNWAHQHGLAFYCRSFQGVFTEERGRDFRYQFFKDIMETEDYSALVTAHHADDQAETIFMKLVRGSRLIHLAGMQPVQDFPPGQLIRPLLHFRKSDLEDCFHFDDQSNQSPAFFRNRVRNNYLPQLEKENPAISQALIEVGQESYIFKQALIDLTKGMDVTNLATFLGQSRAVQHVLLQLYLQEFPDLHLSKSQFKELHHIIVEKANVHTYLKNGYWFKKDYKTMSIQKIGPETDSAPQDIVIKSDGIFHWGPYLVTKNHPLPDAWSLALPSEKPILFRTWQPGDRILLNGIQKKVSRYFIDNKIPFSERRRAAVIEQDGKILGISNIATSDLSKSAKNGIIKATLYIKMKE; translated from the coding sequence ATGATAAAAAAACAATTTTTAAAAGTGACACAAGATGGTCACTTTTTTGATAAACACAAACGCGTCCTCTTGGCGATTTCAGGAGGAAAAGACTCTATGAACCTCCTTCAGCTTCTCTATCATTATCGCAAGGACTTAGGAATTGAACTGGGGCTAGCTCATGTCAACTATAAACTCCGACCAAGTTCTGACCAGGAAGAAGCCTATCTCCAAAACTGGGCCCATCAACATGGACTGGCTTTTTACTGTCGGTCTTTTCAAGGTGTCTTTACAGAAGAACGGGGTCGAGATTTTCGTTACCAATTCTTTAAAGACATCATGGAGACAGAGGATTATAGCGCCTTGGTGACTGCCCACCATGCAGATGATCAGGCAGAAACCATTTTTATGAAATTGGTGAGAGGCAGCCGTCTGATTCATCTGGCAGGCATGCAACCAGTCCAAGATTTTCCACCAGGCCAGTTGATTCGCCCGCTCTTACATTTTAGAAAATCAGATTTAGAGGACTGTTTTCATTTTGATGACCAATCTAACCAGTCACCAGCATTTTTTAGAAATCGAGTTCGCAACAACTACCTTCCCCAGTTGGAAAAAGAGAATCCCGCCATTTCACAAGCCTTGATTGAAGTAGGTCAAGAAAGTTATATTTTTAAACAGGCGCTGATCGATTTGACAAAGGGGATGGATGTGACAAATCTTGCGACTTTTTTGGGACAAAGCAGAGCAGTACAACACGTTTTACTACAGCTTTACTTGCAAGAGTTTCCTGACCTTCATCTTTCAAAATCCCAATTCAAAGAATTGCACCATATAATAGTAGAAAAGGCAAATGTTCACACCTATTTGAAAAATGGCTACTGGTTTAAAAAAGACTACAAGACCATGTCTATTCAAAAAATAGGACCTGAGACGGATAGTGCACCCCAAGACATTGTGATAAAATCAGATGGTATTTTTCATTGGGGACCCTATCTGGTCACTAAAAATCATCCCCTTCCTGATGCTTGGAGTCTTGCTTTGCCATCAGAAAAGCCTATCCTATTTCGGACCTGGCAGCCAGGCGACCGAATTCTCTTAAATGGGATTCAAAAGAAAGTGAGTCGCTATTTTATAGACAATAAAATCCCATTTTCTGAACGTCGCAGGGCCGCTGTGATTGAACAAGATGGAAAAATTCTTGGAATTTCCAATATTGCTACTAGTGATTTGAGTAAATCTGCAAAAAATGGTATAATCAAAGCTACATTATACATAAAAATGAAAGAGTAG
- the mreC gene encoding rod shape-determining protein MreC, whose protein sequence is MNTYQENKELKVGLAEVDSLKAENASLREELAALQSDLGTVSSNQSTTFLSANVLVRNPASWVNSLTINVGSSSGILEGQLVMANGGLIGMVEKVYDDSAAVSLLTNSDGLKKIAIRIENGDTDVYGILSGYDTDSNRLIVSQLNSSADLTAGNAVVTSDLAGTSPANIQIGKVSEVVTSSGNLNRQVYIEPTADFSTIYSVLVVMS, encoded by the coding sequence ATGAATACTTATCAAGAGAATAAGGAATTGAAGGTAGGTCTTGCAGAGGTGGATTCCTTGAAAGCTGAGAATGCTTCTTTAAGAGAAGAGTTAGCTGCCCTTCAATCTGATTTGGGAACTGTTTCTTCAAATCAGTCGACAACCTTTCTTTCTGCAAATGTCTTAGTACGTAATCCTGCATCATGGGTTAATTCGTTAACGATTAACGTAGGGAGCAGTAGTGGTATTTTGGAAGGGCAGTTGGTGATGGCGAATGGCGGCTTGATTGGGATGGTTGAAAAAGTATACGATGATTCGGCTGCTGTGTCATTGTTAACGAATTCCGATGGCTTGAAGAAGATTGCTATTCGTATTGAGAATGGTGATACGGATGTTTATGGAATTTTATCAGGCTACGACACAGATAGCAATCGATTGATTGTTTCACAATTGAATAGCAGCGCTGATTTGACGGCTGGTAACGCTGTTGTAACGAGTGACCTGGCAGGAACTAGCCCGGCCAATATCCAAATTGGTAAAGTTAGTGAAGTTGTAACGAGTTCTGGGAATTTGAATCGTCAAGTATACATCGAACCAACTGCTGATTTTTCAACTATTTATTCCGTATTGGTGGTGATGTCATGA
- the ftsH gene encoding ATP-dependent zinc metalloprotease FtsH, producing MNKQPNKGFIRNPFLIILIIATLITGFQFMNAGSQVATQEISYSTVLEELKNGNVTELTYQPNSSIIEIKGTYKNAVEAKSELASSIKLFQVSDTQTYKNFRSTILASDSTLSTLQSLADEQGVDVTIKPESSNSLWLNILLNLFPLVLFGVFFMMMMNQGGGGARGAMNFGRNKAKALEQSNIKVRFSDVAGAEEEKLELVEVVEFLKDPKRFTKLGARIPAGVLLEGPPGTGKTLLAKAVAGEAGVPFFSISGSDFVEMFVGVGASRVRSLFEDAKKAAPAIIFIDEIDAVGRQRGVGMGGGNDEREQTLNQLLIEMDGFEGNEGIIVIAATNRSDVLDPALLRPGRFDRKVLVGRPDVKGREAILKVHAKNKPLADDVDLKLVAQQTPGFVGADLENVLNEAALVAARRNKDKIDAADIDEAEDRVIAGPSKKDRQVSAKEREIVAYHEAGHTIVGLVLSNAREVHKVTIVPRGRAGGYMIALPKEDQMLLSKEDMKEQLAGLMGGRVAEEIIFNTQTTGASNDFEQATQMARAMVAEYGMSEKMGPMQYEGSHAMFGGQTTQKYISEQTAYELDTEVRNLLTEAHNKAAEIIQDNREKHQLIAEALLKYETLDSVQIKALYETGQMPTDNELTEGEEVHPLSYDEIKEKLDQ from the coding sequence ATGAACAAACAGCCCAATAAAGGATTTATTAGAAATCCTTTTCTCATTATTCTCATCATTGCGACACTGATTACAGGATTCCAATTCATGAATGCTGGCAGTCAGGTAGCAACTCAGGAAATTTCCTACTCAACCGTTCTAGAAGAATTAAAGAATGGAAATGTTACGGAACTCACCTACCAACCCAATAGCAGTATTATCGAAATCAAGGGTACTTATAAGAATGCAGTAGAAGCAAAAAGTGAGCTAGCTTCCTCTATCAAGCTCTTCCAGGTATCCGACACGCAAACCTATAAAAACTTTAGGTCAACGATTTTAGCTTCCGATTCAACCTTGTCAACCCTTCAAAGTCTAGCGGATGAACAAGGTGTAGATGTGACAATCAAACCAGAATCTTCTAATAGCTTGTGGTTAAATATCCTGCTGAACCTATTCCCACTTGTCTTGTTCGGCGTCTTCTTCATGATGATGATGAACCAAGGTGGCGGCGGTGCACGTGGTGCCATGAATTTTGGCCGCAATAAAGCCAAAGCCTTGGAACAAAGCAATATCAAAGTTCGATTCTCAGATGTTGCAGGCGCGGAAGAAGAAAAACTAGAACTGGTAGAGGTTGTAGAGTTCCTTAAAGATCCAAAACGCTTTACTAAACTAGGTGCCCGGATTCCAGCCGGTGTCTTGCTAGAAGGCCCTCCAGGAACTGGTAAGACCCTTTTGGCAAAAGCTGTCGCTGGAGAAGCAGGAGTTCCATTCTTCTCTATTTCTGGTTCTGATTTTGTTGAAATGTTTGTCGGTGTCGGTGCTAGCCGTGTTCGTTCATTGTTTGAAGATGCGAAAAAAGCTGCGCCAGCAATCATCTTTATCGATGAAATCGATGCTGTTGGTCGCCAACGTGGTGTTGGAATGGGCGGCGGTAATGACGAACGTGAACAAACCCTCAACCAACTCTTGATTGAAATGGATGGTTTTGAAGGCAACGAAGGAATTATTGTTATTGCTGCAACCAACCGAAGTGATGTTCTCGATCCAGCTCTTTTACGTCCAGGACGATTTGACCGTAAGGTACTTGTCGGCCGTCCAGATGTGAAGGGCCGTGAAGCAATTCTGAAAGTTCATGCAAAGAATAAACCATTGGCAGACGATGTCGATTTGAAGTTGGTTGCCCAACAGACACCAGGTTTTGTTGGTGCTGATTTGGAAAACGTACTGAACGAAGCAGCACTTGTTGCAGCACGTCGCAATAAAGACAAGATTGATGCGGCAGATATTGATGAAGCAGAAGATCGTGTTATTGCAGGTCCTTCTAAGAAAGATCGCCAAGTTTCAGCCAAAGAACGAGAAATCGTGGCCTATCATGAAGCCGGTCATACAATTGTCGGGCTTGTCTTGTCAAATGCCCGCGAAGTCCATAAGGTAACAATTGTTCCACGTGGCCGTGCAGGTGGCTATATGATTGCACTTCCTAAAGAAGACCAAATGCTCCTATCTAAAGAAGATATGAAAGAGCAATTGGCAGGCCTGATGGGCGGGCGTGTCGCAGAGGAAATTATTTTCAATACTCAAACAACCGGTGCTTCAAATGACTTTGAACAAGCTACTCAAATGGCGCGTGCTATGGTAGCTGAATACGGAATGAGTGAGAAAATGGGTCCAATGCAATACGAAGGTAGCCATGCCATGTTTGGTGGACAAACAACACAAAAATACATCTCAGAACAAACAGCCTACGAATTGGACACAGAAGTCCGTAATTTATTGACAGAAGCTCATAATAAAGCAGCTGAGATTATCCAAGATAACCGTGAGAAACACCAACTCATTGCGGAAGCCCTTCTTAAGTATGAAACATTGGATAGTGTACAGATTAAAGCCTTGTATGAAACAGGTCAGATGCCAACGGACAATGAATTAACCGAAGGTGAAGAAGTACACCCACTTTCTTACGATGAAATAAAAGAAAAACTAGACCAGTAA